The region TCGTCGTCCAGCACGCCGCCCGGAAGATCATCGATCTCTCCCTCGAGTACAACAAGCCGGTCGCCCTCGGTATTTCCGGGCCCGGAATGACCCGCATGGAAGCCAACGAGCGGATCGACTACGCAAAGCGCGCCGTTGAATCTGCCGTCAAGATGGTGCAGAGATTAGGATGAGAGCCCTCTCCGAGAAGATCGGTGCCGTCGCCCCGTCGGCGACGATCGAGATCACCGACGCCGCCAAAAAGATGAAGAGAGAGGGGATCGACGTGATCAGCCTCTCCATCGGCGAACCCGACTTCGCCACGCCGGAGCATATCGTGCAGGCCTGTTCCGACGCCCTGGCGCGCGGCGAGACCCACTATGCCCCGTCGGCCGGCATCCCGGAACTCCTCCATGCTGTGGCCGCGAAGTGCCGGACGGAGAACAGGATCCCCTGCGGACCGGAGAACGTCATCGCCACCTGCGGGGCGAAGGACGCGATCTATGAGGCGATGCAGGCCTGCCTCAACCCGGGGGACGAGGTGATCCTCCCTGACCCGGCCTGGGTCAGCTACGAGCCCTGTGTCCAGATGGCAGACGGTCGGGTCGTCCACCACCCCCTGAAGGAGCCCTCCTTCCAGATCGACGACGCCATCCTGGAGCGGGTCGGGCAGAAGACGAAGATGATCGTCGTCAATACCCCCTCGAACCCGGCCGGGACGGTGCTCTCGAAGGCCTCCCTGAAACTTGTCGCGGACCTCTGCGAGGACTACGACCTTCTCGCCCTGTCCGACGAGATCTACGAAAAACTCATCTATGGCAAAGAGCACATATCCCTCGCGGCCCTCGGGGACATGGCCGAACGGACGATCACCATCAACGGCTTTTCCAAGGCCTACGCGATGACAGGGTGGCGCCTCGGGTATGCCGTCGCCCCCCTGCCCATACTGCGGCAGATGATGAAGGTCCAGCAGCACTCGATCTCATCCCCGACAACCTTCGTCATGTGGGGCGGCGTCGCGGCCCTGCAGGGCGACCAGACCTGTGTCGAGGCGATGCGGAAGGAGTTCGAGGCGCGCCGGATGTACATGCTCGACGAGTTCGCCTCGATGGGCTACACGGTTGCCCCGCCGGACGGCGCTTTCTACGCATTCGTGAAGGTGGAGGGCGACGACATGGCGATCGCGCGTTCCTGGCTGAATGACGCACACGTCGCGGCAACCCCGGGTACGGCCTTCAATGCCCCGGGCTGGATACGCGTCTCCTATGCCGCCTCCATCCCCACACTGAAAGAGGCGATGAGGCGGATACGTGCCTGGAAAAGCGGACAGTAACAACCAGAAACTACAGACGGCATGAGTGCCTCAGGATACTGCGGGGACAGATCGCCCCCACGGATATTCCTCACTATCATTTTTTTCCTGATACTCCTGCTGCCGTCCGCTTCTATCGCTTCTTCCCCGGAAAAAAACGTTCTTCTTCTTCATTCCTATCACGAGGGCCTCTCATGGACCGACGGGGTCACCGACGGCATATACTCAGCTTTTGACGAGGGGACCACAGATGTCAACCTCTATATCGAGTACATGGACACCCCACGGATCGCGAGTCCCCGCTACTCCGCGGAGATTGTCGAGATGTACAGGCTCAAGTATGGGGATATCAAACTCGATGCCATCATTTGCTCGGACGAATATGCCTTTCACTTCCTCCGCGAGCACCATGACGACCTCTTCCCCGGGACGCCGGTCATCTTCTGCGGGGTGAACTAT is a window of Methanofollis sp. DNA encoding:
- a CDS encoding pyridoxal phosphate-dependent aminotransferase yields the protein MRALSEKIGAVAPSATIEITDAAKKMKREGIDVISLSIGEPDFATPEHIVQACSDALARGETHYAPSAGIPELLHAVAAKCRTENRIPCGPENVIATCGAKDAIYEAMQACLNPGDEVILPDPAWVSYEPCVQMADGRVVHHPLKEPSFQIDDAILERVGQKTKMIVVNTPSNPAGTVLSKASLKLVADLCEDYDLLALSDEIYEKLIYGKEHISLAALGDMAERTITINGFSKAYAMTGWRLGYAVAPLPILRQMMKVQQHSISSPTTFVMWGGVAALQGDQTCVEAMRKEFEARRMYMLDEFASMGYTVAPPDGAFYAFVKVEGDDMAIARSWLNDAHVAATPGTAFNAPGWIRVSYAASIPTLKEAMRRIRAWKSGQ